DNA from Bradyrhizobium japonicum USDA 6:
GGGCCGAATCGCGGAGACACCTGATGCGACCTGGGCCAAGTCCATCGAGTTGAAGCTGCTGGGCTACATGCGCTGCGCGCGCAATGTCCTGCCGGAAATGCGCGACCGCCGTTGGGGCCGTGTCATCAACATCATCGGCCGCAGCGGCCACCAGCCGCGCGCGGCCTATATGGCGGGCGGTGCGGTCAACGCGGCGCTGCTCAACTTCACGCTGGCGCTCGCCGAGGAATGCGCGCCGGACAATGTGCTGGTCACCGGCGTCAATCCCGGACCGGTGCAGACCGATCGTTGGGACAGCCTGATCTCGCAAGGAGCCGCCATCTCCGGGCAGGATCAGGGCGCGACCAATGCCGCGGCCATCGCTTCGGTCCCGCTCGGCCGCGTCGGGCAGCCGCACGAGGTGTCCGGCATCGTCGCGTTCCTCTGTTCAGACCGCGCGTCCTTCATTACTGGTACCTGCATCAATGTCGATGGCGGTGGAACGAGGTGTATCTGATGGCTAGC
Protein-coding regions in this window:
- a CDS encoding SDR family NAD(P)-dependent oxidoreductase; translated protein: MDLNLGGKVAVVTGGSIGIGRAIAAELAREQAHVVIVARDAERLAASAQEMSRDTGRRVIACAGDMTKPDDIARAMVTAREAFGRIDILVNNAGASPMGRIAETPDATWAKSIELKLLGYMRCARNVLPEMRDRRWGRVINIIGRSGHQPRAAYMAGGAVNAALLNFTLALAEECAPDNVLVTGVNPGPVQTDRWDSLISQGAAISGQDQGATNAAAIASVPLGRVGQPHEVSGIVAFLCSDRASFITGTCINVDGGGTRCI